A stretch of Acidobacteriota bacterium DNA encodes these proteins:
- a CDS encoding chloride channel protein, whose product MHSPRTDAVDALGDFTASPRLLLVAALAVGIGLVGAVLAKALLTLIAIATNLFFFGRLSTASVSPADAHLGASVVAIPVIGGLVIGLMARYGSDRIRGHGIPEAIEAILMNGSRVQPKVALLKPLSSAISIGSGGPFGAEGPIIMTGGAFGSVIAQCFHLTSAERKTLLVAGAAAGMSATFASPVAAVLLAVELLLFEWKPRSYVPVALASATAATARRWLLGMGPLFPVTPHPAFIGLSGLGGCVVAGLLAGAAAAALTGAVYAAEDAFAMLPIHWMWWPAIGGLAIGAGGLLFPQALGVGYETIGALVQGDVPARTILGILVVKATIWSVSLGSGTSGGVLAPLLMIGGALGGVEAWMLPDFGAGFWPLVSMGAILGGTMRAPLTGVVFSLELTHDVNMLLPLLVAVSIAHAFTVLALKRSILTEKIARRGYHVSREYSLDPLEILFAREVMRTGIVALPIDAPIERLTAPVKVDALGGPQRLYPVVAADRSLAGVVTRFDLHDLARRAAADPRARLEQILRTAPAVAYPDEPLRVVVHRMADSGLTHFPVVERGDARRLLGMISLEDLLKARTLHLEAERRRERVVRVRFGFPFALRGAAARAESAGETPAGPRDGAA is encoded by the coding sequence GTGCATAGCCCTCGAACGGACGCCGTCGACGCCCTCGGCGACTTCACCGCGAGCCCTCGCCTGCTCCTCGTCGCGGCGCTCGCCGTCGGGATCGGCCTGGTGGGGGCCGTGCTCGCCAAGGCGCTGCTCACGCTGATCGCGATCGCGACGAACCTCTTCTTCTTCGGCCGGCTCTCGACGGCGTCCGTGTCGCCCGCCGACGCCCACCTTGGAGCGTCCGTCGTGGCGATTCCGGTGATCGGCGGCCTCGTCATCGGCCTGATGGCGAGGTACGGATCGGATCGCATCCGCGGGCACGGCATCCCGGAAGCGATCGAGGCGATCCTCATGAACGGCAGCCGCGTGCAGCCGAAGGTGGCGCTGCTCAAGCCGTTGTCGTCGGCGATCTCGATCGGATCCGGCGGGCCGTTCGGCGCCGAAGGGCCGATCATCATGACGGGCGGCGCGTTCGGCTCGGTCATCGCCCAGTGCTTCCACCTGACGAGCGCCGAGCGCAAGACGCTGCTCGTCGCGGGCGCGGCCGCCGGCATGTCGGCGACGTTCGCGTCGCCGGTCGCCGCCGTGCTGCTCGCCGTGGAACTGCTGCTCTTCGAGTGGAAGCCGCGCAGCTACGTGCCGGTCGCGCTCGCCAGCGCGACCGCCGCGACGGCGCGCCGCTGGCTGCTCGGCATGGGGCCGCTCTTCCCGGTGACGCCGCATCCCGCGTTCATCGGCCTCTCGGGACTCGGCGGCTGCGTGGTGGCCGGCCTGCTCGCCGGAGCGGCCGCGGCGGCGCTCACCGGCGCCGTGTACGCGGCGGAGGACGCCTTCGCCATGCTGCCGATCCACTGGATGTGGTGGCCGGCGATCGGCGGGCTGGCCATCGGCGCCGGCGGACTCCTCTTCCCGCAGGCGCTCGGCGTCGGCTACGAGACGATCGGCGCGCTCGTCCAGGGCGACGTGCCCGCTCGGACGATCCTCGGCATCCTCGTCGTCAAAGCGACGATCTGGTCCGTTTCGCTCGGATCCGGCACGTCGGGCGGCGTCCTCGCTCCGCTCTTGATGATCGGCGGCGCGCTCGGCGGTGTGGAAGCCTGGATGCTGCCCGACTTCGGCGCCGGTTTCTGGCCGCTCGTGAGCATGGGCGCGATCCTCGGCGGGACGATGCGCGCGCCGCTGACGGGCGTGGTGTTCTCGCTCGAGCTGACGCACGACGTGAACATGCTGCTGCCGCTGCTCGTCGCCGTCTCGATCGCGCACGCCTTCACGGTGCTGGCGCTCAAGCGATCGATCCTCACCGAGAAGATCGCGCGGCGCGGATACCACGTGAGCCGCGAGTACTCGCTCGATCCGCTCGAGATCCTCTTCGCGCGCGAAGTCATGCGCACCGGCATCGTCGCGCTGCCGATCGACGCGCCCATCGAACGGCTCACCGCGCCCGTCAAGGTGGACGCGCTCGGCGGGCCGCAGCGACTGTACCCGGTCGTCGCGGCCGATCGGTCGCTCGCCGGCGTCGTCACGCGCTTCGACCTCCACGACCTCGCCCGGCGCGCCGCGGCGGATCCGAGAGCGCGGCTCGAGCAGATCCTCCGGACGGCTCCAGCCGTCGCGTACCCGGACGAACCGCTGCGCGTCGTCGTCCACCGCATGGCTGACAGCGGGCTCACCCACTTCCCCGTCGTCGAGCGCGGCGACGCGCGCCGGCTGCTCGGCATGATCTCGCTCGAGGATCTGCTCAAAGCGCGGACGCTCCACCTGGAAGCGGAGCGGCGACGGGAACGCGTCGTACGCGTGCGCTTCGGCTTTCCCTTCGCCCTGCGCGGTGCGGCCGCGCGGGCCGAATCCGCCGGCGAAACGCCCGCCGGTCCGCGAGATGGCGCGGCCTGA
- a CDS encoding winged helix-turn-helix transcriptional regulator, which translates to MDAIRRIVQALRESSRRAEQHSGLSGAQLFVLQRLADAPASSVNELAARTHTHQSSVSMVVARLVDQGLVRRAPSAVDGRAVGLALTARGRRAAEGAPDLAQQRLIQAIGKLTPARRRALAASLRDVAEGLAVPEGAPAMFFEDGQRRRGPARA; encoded by the coding sequence CTGGACGCGATCCGCCGGATCGTGCAGGCGCTGCGCGAGTCGTCGCGCCGGGCCGAGCAGCACTCCGGGCTCAGCGGCGCACAGCTCTTCGTGTTGCAGAGGCTCGCCGATGCGCCGGCCTCGTCGGTGAACGAGCTGGCGGCCCGGACGCACACGCACCAGAGCAGCGTCTCGATGGTCGTCGCGCGGCTCGTCGACCAGGGGCTCGTGCGGCGAGCGCCCTCGGCCGTCGATGGCCGCGCCGTCGGGCTCGCGTTGACCGCGCGCGGCCGCCGCGCCGCGGAGGGCGCGCCCGACCTCGCGCAACAACGCTTGATTCAGGCGATCGGAAAGCTCACGCCGGCCCGCCGTCGCGCGCTCGCCGCCTCGCTCCGTGACGTCGCCGAAGGGCTGGCCGTACCGGAAGGCGCGCCGGCGATGTTCTTCGAGGACGGCCAGCGCCGCCGGGGCCCCGCGCGTGCATAG
- a CDS encoding DUF4878 domain-containing protein → MRQSWLRVVIASSLVLVVSGIVCAAQAPAAGEKTASQAYLEYRAAFEKAKKVEDLLPYMAAARRKDIESTPAGERGKMFEMIKMFDTNRNVKILKETRSGATATLSVEGTDEGQKATGTITMVREGTAWKVDKEDWKSSLR, encoded by the coding sequence ATGCGGCAATCGTGGTTGCGCGTGGTGATCGCCAGCTCGCTCGTGCTCGTCGTGTCCGGTATCGTGTGTGCGGCGCAGGCGCCCGCCGCCGGGGAGAAGACCGCGTCGCAGGCCTATCTCGAGTACCGTGCGGCGTTCGAGAAGGCCAAGAAGGTCGAGGATCTGCTGCCCTACATGGCGGCGGCGCGACGGAAGGACATCGAGAGCACGCCGGCCGGTGAGCGCGGCAAGATGTTCGAGATGATCAAGATGTTCGACACGAACCGGAACGTCAAGATCCTCAAAGAGACGCGCTCGGGCGCCACCGCGACGCTGAGCGTCGAAGGCACGGACGAGGGTCAGAAGGCCACCGGGACGATCACGATGGTGCGCGAAGGCACCGCCTGGAAGGTCGACAAGGAGGACTGGAAATCGTCTCTCCGCTAG
- a CDS encoding YtxH domain-containing protein — MFDDGTDDAEFEAGLMIGIAIGATIALFYAPASGDVMRRRLDTTFRRLRNDVTERYLQIERDVCQQIDQVQQALEHVTSDIRQARHRLLGAPATPQDS, encoded by the coding sequence ATGTTCGACGACGGAACCGACGACGCCGAGTTCGAGGCCGGCCTGATGATCGGCATCGCGATCGGCGCCACGATTGCGCTGTTCTACGCGCCCGCGAGCGGCGACGTGATGCGGCGAAGGCTCGACACGACCTTCCGCCGCCTGCGCAACGACGTCACAGAGCGGTACCTGCAGATCGAGCGGGACGTTTGCCAGCAGATCGATCAGGTGCAGCAGGCGCTCGAGCACGTGACGAGCGACATCAGGCAGGCGAGGCACCGTCTGCTCGGAGCGCCCGCAACGCCGCAAGATTCCTGA
- a CDS encoding deoxyribonuclease IV has protein sequence MLRIGAHMSVAGGVANAVERAALHGCEALQIFSKNASQWRGRPLDAADVRRFRRRIDETGISPVVSHASYLINLATATPALREQSIAALVDELDRADTLGLMGVVLHPGACTSGAVDAALRLVADAIRSAFEARPAQRAMLLLEHTAGQGRTIGHRFDEIGTILQHLQGDPRVGVCLDTCHLLAAGYDIRSAAGYAETFEEFDRTIGLARLRALHANDSKTPLGSRVDRHAHIGEGHLGLEPFRRLLGDGRLAGRPLLLETAKTTRSTPPGAIVLDPLDVRNLAALRALRADGASPA, from the coding sequence ATGCTGAGGATCGGCGCGCACATGTCGGTGGCGGGCGGCGTCGCGAACGCCGTGGAACGCGCCGCCCTGCACGGCTGCGAGGCGCTGCAGATTTTCAGCAAGAACGCGAGCCAGTGGCGCGGGCGCCCGCTCGACGCCGCCGACGTCCGCCGCTTTCGCCGGCGCATCGACGAAACCGGGATTTCACCCGTCGTCTCCCATGCGAGCTATCTGATCAATCTCGCGACCGCGACGCCAGCGCTGCGCGAGCAGTCGATCGCCGCGCTCGTCGACGAGCTGGATCGCGCCGACACGCTCGGGCTCATGGGCGTCGTGCTCCATCCCGGCGCCTGCACGAGCGGCGCGGTCGACGCTGCACTCCGCCTCGTGGCGGACGCGATCCGATCCGCATTCGAGGCACGGCCGGCGCAGCGGGCCATGCTGCTGCTCGAGCACACGGCCGGCCAGGGACGCACGATCGGCCATCGGTTCGACGAGATTGGGACGATTCTGCAGCACCTGCAGGGTGACCCGCGCGTCGGCGTCTGTCTCGACACGTGCCATCTCTTGGCCGCCGGGTACGACATCCGATCGGCCGCCGGCTACGCCGAGACGTTCGAGGAGTTCGACCGCACGATCGGTCTGGCGCGGCTGCGCGCGCTCCACGCGAACGACTCCAAGACGCCGCTCGGCAGCCGTGTCGATCGCCACGCGCACATCGGCGAGGGCCACCTCGGCCTCGAGCCGTTTCGGCGGCTGCTCGGCGACGGCCGGCTCGCCGGGCGTCCGCTGCTGCTCGAGACGGCGAAGACGACGCGGTCCACGCCGCCGGGCGCCATCGTGCTCGACCCGCTGGACGTCAGGAATCTTGCGGCGTTGCGGGCGCTCCGAGCAGACGGTGCCTCGCCTGCCTGA
- a CDS encoding succinyldiaminopimelate transaminase — MNPNLHDLQPYPFEKLRDLLHGVTPAAMPPVRLSIGEPQHATPAFIRAALVEHLDGLAIYPTTAGMDRLREAIAEWCVRRYGLARLDPGAEVLPVNGSREALFAFGQCVTAGGPGALVACPNPFYQIYEGAALLAGARPVFLDQTPANGFGLDLDALSADVWQRVQLFYVCSPGNPTGRVLTLPEWQALFELSDRYGVVIASDECYSEIYFDEDRPPLGGLEAAHRLGRSDFRRLVVFSSLSKRSNVPGLRSGFVAGDAAILREFLRYRTYHGCAMSPAVQHASLAAWRDEAHVRENRALYRRKFDALVPMLQPVMGVTRPDAGFYLWARVPAPWGDADDRFSRDLLAATNVAVLPGRYLGRNAHGTNPGDGYVRMALVASVDDCIDAARRIVTFAQSEHSRYADTRA, encoded by the coding sequence GTGAATCCGAATCTGCACGATCTCCAGCCGTATCCTTTCGAGAAGCTCCGGGACCTGCTGCACGGCGTGACGCCGGCGGCCATGCCGCCCGTCCGGCTGTCGATCGGCGAACCGCAACACGCGACGCCCGCGTTCATCCGGGCAGCGCTCGTCGAGCATCTCGACGGCCTGGCCATCTACCCGACGACGGCCGGCATGGACCGCCTGCGCGAGGCGATCGCCGAGTGGTGCGTGCGGCGGTACGGCCTCGCCCGGCTCGATCCCGGCGCGGAGGTGCTGCCGGTGAACGGGTCGCGTGAGGCGCTGTTCGCGTTCGGGCAGTGCGTGACGGCCGGCGGCCCTGGCGCGCTCGTCGCGTGCCCGAACCCGTTCTATCAGATCTACGAAGGCGCCGCCCTGCTCGCCGGCGCACGGCCGGTCTTCCTCGACCAGACGCCGGCGAACGGCTTCGGCCTGGATCTCGATGCGCTGTCGGCCGACGTCTGGCAGCGCGTGCAGCTCTTCTACGTCTGCTCGCCGGGCAATCCGACGGGCCGCGTGCTCACGTTGCCCGAGTGGCAGGCCCTCTTCGAGCTGTCCGATCGCTACGGCGTCGTCATCGCCTCCGACGAGTGCTACTCGGAAATCTACTTCGACGAAGACCGGCCGCCGCTCGGTGGGCTCGAGGCCGCGCACCGGCTCGGCCGCAGCGACTTCCGCCGCCTCGTGGTGTTCTCGAGCCTCTCCAAGCGATCGAACGTGCCCGGCCTGCGGTCCGGGTTCGTCGCGGGAGACGCCGCGATCCTGCGCGAGTTCCTGCGTTACCGTACGTATCATGGGTGCGCGATGAGCCCGGCCGTGCAGCACGCCAGCCTGGCCGCGTGGCGCGACGAGGCACACGTGCGCGAGAACCGCGCGCTCTACCGGCGGAAGTTCGACGCGCTCGTGCCGATGCTGCAACCGGTGATGGGCGTGACGCGGCCGGATGCCGGCTTCTACCTTTGGGCCCGCGTCCCGGCCCCCTGGGGCGACGCGGACGATCGGTTCTCGCGCGATCTGCTCGCCGCGACGAACGTCGCCGTTCTGCCGGGCCGCTACCTGGGCCGCAATGCCCACGGAACCAACCCGGGCGACGGCTACGTGCGGATGGCGCTCGTCGCCTCGGTCGACGACTGCATCGACGCGGCGCGCCGGATCGTGACTTTTGCGCAGTCGGAGCACAGCCGCTATGCAGACACACGCGCTTGA
- the dapD gene encoding 2,3,4,5-tetrahydropyridine-2,6-dicarboxylate N-succinyltransferase — translation MQTHALEPLIDAAFDARATLSPATADRQLAGAIEQVIADLDAGRLRVAEKIDGTWVTHQWIKKAVLLYFRTHDNRVMEGGETRYFDKVPPKYAASTEADFRAGGVRVVPPAAARRGAFVAPNAILMPSYVNIGAYVDEGTMVDTWATVGSCAQIGKQVHLSGGVGIGGVLEPLQATPTIIEDHCFVGARSEIVEGVVVEAHSVISMGVYIGQSTKIYDRATGQVSYGRVPSGSVVVPGSLPAPDGSHSLYCAVIVKRVDAQTRAKTSINELLRS, via the coding sequence ATGCAGACACACGCGCTTGAGCCGCTGATCGACGCCGCGTTCGACGCGCGCGCGACGCTCTCGCCCGCGACGGCCGATCGGCAGCTCGCCGGCGCGATCGAACAGGTGATCGCCGACCTCGACGCCGGCCGCCTTCGCGTCGCCGAGAAGATCGACGGCACGTGGGTGACCCACCAGTGGATCAAGAAAGCCGTGCTGCTGTACTTCCGGACGCACGACAACCGCGTCATGGAAGGCGGCGAGACGCGGTACTTCGACAAGGTTCCCCCGAAGTACGCGGCATCGACCGAGGCCGACTTCCGCGCCGGCGGCGTGCGCGTCGTGCCGCCCGCGGCGGCGCGCCGGGGCGCGTTCGTCGCGCCGAACGCGATTCTCATGCCCTCCTACGTGAACATCGGCGCGTACGTCGACGAGGGCACGATGGTGGACACGTGGGCCACGGTCGGGTCGTGCGCGCAGATCGGCAAGCAGGTGCACCTGTCGGGCGGCGTCGGCATCGGCGGCGTGCTCGAGCCGCTGCAGGCGACGCCGACCATCATCGAGGATCACTGCTTCGTCGGCGCCCGCTCCGAGATCGTCGAAGGCGTCGTCGTCGAAGCGCATTCGGTGATCTCGATGGGCGTGTACATCGGGCAGAGCACGAAGATCTACGACCGCGCCACCGGCCAGGTCTCGTACGGCCGCGTGCCGTCGGGATCCGTCGTCGTGCCCGGCAGCCTGCCCGCGCCTGACGGCAGCCACTCGCTGTACTGCGCCGTCATCGTCAAGCGCGTCGACGCCCAGACGCGCGCCAAGACCTCGATCAACGAGCTGCTTCGCTCGTGA
- the dapE gene encoding succinyl-diaminopimelate desuccinylase encodes MSRPADTLALAIDLLGRASITPADAGCADLIASRLAAAGFTCERLDRGGVTNLWARRGAGRPLVCFAGHTDVVPPGPLDRWTSEPFRPTERDGLLYARGASDMKGPLAAAVTAIERFVSRHRAAGGSIALLTTSDEEGDAVDGTAAVVDALRSRREHIDHCIVVEPSSTERLGDTIKHGRRGSLSGALTVRGVQCHIAYPHLGRNPVHLAAEAIAELVSAEWDHGDEDFPPTSFQISNVHAGTGATNVVPGTMSVLFNFRFSPASTAEALQGRVRETLDRHGLDYDLEWTLSGTPFLTRRGTLTSVVSEVIGEITGVTPVLSTGGGTSDARFLAAIAGEIVEFGPSSASIHKVDEHIRIGDLDPLSAIYERVLERLLL; translated from the coding sequence GTGAGCCGGCCGGCAGATACGCTCGCGCTCGCGATCGACCTGCTCGGCCGGGCGTCGATCACGCCGGCCGACGCCGGCTGCGCCGATCTGATCGCGTCGCGGCTCGCGGCGGCCGGCTTCACTTGCGAGCGGCTGGATCGCGGCGGTGTGACCAATCTTTGGGCGCGCCGGGGCGCCGGCCGGCCGCTCGTGTGCTTCGCCGGCCACACCGACGTGGTGCCGCCCGGCCCGCTGGATCGATGGACCAGCGAGCCGTTTCGGCCCACCGAGCGCGACGGTCTGCTGTACGCGCGCGGCGCGTCGGACATGAAAGGGCCGCTTGCCGCGGCCGTCACCGCGATCGAGCGCTTCGTCAGCCGGCATCGGGCCGCGGGCGGCTCGATCGCGCTCCTGACGACGTCCGACGAAGAGGGAGACGCCGTCGACGGCACCGCCGCCGTGGTGGACGCGCTGCGCTCCCGTCGCGAGCACATCGATCACTGCATCGTGGTCGAGCCGTCGTCGACCGAGCGGCTGGGCGACACCATCAAGCACGGCCGCCGAGGATCGCTCAGCGGCGCGCTCACGGTGCGCGGCGTCCAGTGCCACATCGCCTACCCGCACCTCGGGCGGAACCCTGTTCATCTCGCAGCGGAGGCGATCGCGGAGCTCGTCTCAGCCGAATGGGATCACGGCGACGAGGACTTCCCGCCGACCAGCTTCCAGATCTCGAACGTCCACGCCGGTACCGGCGCGACCAACGTGGTGCCGGGCACGATGAGCGTGCTCTTCAATTTCCGATTCTCGCCGGCGTCGACCGCCGAAGCGCTGCAGGGCCGCGTGCGGGAGACGCTCGATCGGCACGGGCTGGACTACGACCTCGAGTGGACGCTCTCGGGCACGCCGTTCCTCACGCGCCGAGGCACGCTCACGAGCGTGGTCTCCGAGGTGATTGGCGAGATCACCGGCGTGACGCCGGTGCTGTCCACTGGCGGCGGCACCTCGGACGCGCGGTTCCTCGCGGCCATCGCCGGCGAAATCGTCGAATTCGGTCCGAGCAGCGCGTCAATCCACAAGGTCGACGAGCACATCCGCATCGGCGACCTGGATCCGCTGTCTGCCATCTACGAGCGCGTGCTCGAGCGCCTGCTCCTCTGA
- a CDS encoding NADPH-dependent F420 reductase encodes MQIGLIGAGMIGSTLAKLWVDAGHEVMLSSRHPDELRALADRIGDLASVGTPAEAARYGETVLLTVPLGAVPQLAAELAPLVARKVVLDTGNAYENRDGAIAREATAHPRGSAGWAAAQFPGARWVKAFNTVYFKVMEIEAHREGDRIGIPLASDDRDALDVAAALVRDAGFDPVIVGPLARGREFEPGTPCYNTAMTGADLRRFFPPA; translated from the coding sequence GTGCAGATTGGGCTCATCGGTGCGGGGATGATCGGCTCGACGCTGGCGAAGCTCTGGGTCGACGCCGGGCACGAAGTGATGCTCTCGTCGCGCCACCCCGACGAGCTCCGGGCGCTGGCCGATCGGATTGGCGATCTGGCGTCCGTCGGCACGCCGGCCGAGGCGGCGCGCTACGGCGAGACCGTGCTGCTGACCGTCCCGCTCGGGGCGGTGCCGCAGCTCGCCGCTGAGCTGGCGCCGCTCGTGGCGCGCAAGGTCGTGCTCGATACCGGCAATGCGTACGAGAACCGCGATGGTGCGATCGCGCGCGAAGCAACCGCCCATCCTCGCGGCTCGGCGGGGTGGGCGGCGGCTCAGTTCCCGGGCGCGCGATGGGTCAAGGCGTTCAACACCGTCTACTTCAAGGTCATGGAGATCGAGGCGCATCGCGAGGGGGATCGCATCGGCATCCCGCTCGCGTCGGACGATCGAGACGCGCTCGACGTCGCCGCGGCGCTCGTTCGTGACGCGGGCTTCGATCCGGTGATCGTGGGTCCCCTGGCGCGCGGGCGCGAGTTCGAGCCCGGCACACCCTGCTACAACACCGCGATGACGGGTGCGGATCTGCGCCGGTTCTTCCCGCCCGCTTGA
- a CDS encoding metallophosphoesterase: MAPARPRLPVVRVAATGDLHYGRYSPSRLQRTLAAIAEAADVLVVCGDLTDYGLPDEARALARELSQELSLPIVCVLGNHDFESGDPSTVRDILRDAGIIVLDGDSCEIHGVGFAGVKGFGGGFGRRALGSWGEPVIKQFVQEALNEALKLETALARLRTADRVAVLHYAPIAATVAGEPEELYPFLGSSRLEDPLNRLPVSVVFHGHAHRGHPEGRTSSGAPVYNVSLPLLERLTPDRPFKVIEFRPGGTAGSDGDPLADEATPTSTSGTP, from the coding sequence ATGGCACCCGCGAGACCTCGATTGCCGGTCGTCCGAGTAGCAGCCACGGGCGACCTGCACTACGGCCGCTACTCACCGAGCCGCTTGCAGCGCACGCTCGCCGCCATCGCCGAAGCCGCCGACGTGCTGGTCGTCTGCGGAGACCTCACCGACTATGGCCTGCCCGACGAAGCGCGCGCGCTCGCGCGCGAGCTGTCGCAAGAGCTCAGCCTCCCGATCGTCTGTGTGCTCGGCAACCACGACTTCGAGTCTGGCGATCCGTCGACCGTGCGCGACATCCTGCGCGACGCCGGCATCATCGTCCTCGACGGCGACTCGTGCGAGATCCACGGCGTGGGCTTCGCCGGCGTGAAAGGGTTCGGCGGCGGGTTCGGCCGCCGCGCGCTGGGGTCGTGGGGCGAGCCAGTCATCAAGCAGTTCGTGCAGGAGGCGCTGAACGAGGCGCTGAAGCTGGAGACCGCGCTCGCCCGGCTGCGGACCGCCGATCGCGTCGCCGTGCTGCACTACGCGCCGATTGCCGCGACGGTCGCCGGCGAGCCGGAGGAACTCTATCCGTTCCTCGGATCGAGCCGTCTCGAGGATCCGCTGAACCGGCTGCCCGTGTCGGTCGTGTTTCACGGGCACGCCCATCGCGGCCATCCCGAGGGCCGCACGTCGTCGGGCGCGCCGGTCTACAACGTGTCGCTGCCGCTGCTCGAGCGGCTCACGCCGGATCGGCCGTTCAAGGTGATCGAGTTCAGGCCGGGCGGGACGGCTGGCAGCGACGGCGATCCGCTCGCCGACGAGGCGACGCCGACGTCGACGTCGGGCACTCCGTGA
- a CDS encoding site-2 protease family protein encodes MRWAARIGTVAGIAVYVHATFLILILWVALGHWQAGDGPASALAGVVFVLALFGCVVLHELGHALTAARFGIRTRDITLLPIGGVARLERMPDDPRQELWVALAGPAVNVVIAGALFVVLFATGSLAPLPGDPTEQGPLLQRLMLVNGFLAVFNLLPAFPMDGGRVLRAVLALRTDYARATQRAASIGQGMALVFGLLGLFGNPMLIFIALFVWIGASQEAALTQMRAALGGMPLARAMITDFRTLAPSSSLDDAVALLLSGAQHDFPVVEQGRVAGMLSRADLLAALQRLPRDTPVSAVMRREVPAADVAEMIEVAVARLQGCDCHTMPVLQHGTLVGLLTMENVGELVSVQAAAGRSTPR; translated from the coding sequence ATGAGATGGGCGGCGCGGATCGGCACCGTCGCAGGGATCGCGGTCTACGTCCACGCGACGTTTCTGATCCTGATCCTGTGGGTGGCGCTCGGCCACTGGCAGGCGGGCGACGGTCCCGCGTCGGCCCTCGCCGGCGTGGTCTTCGTGCTCGCGCTGTTCGGCTGCGTCGTGCTGCACGAGTTGGGGCACGCGCTCACGGCGGCCCGCTTCGGCATCAGGACGCGTGACATCACGCTGCTGCCGATCGGCGGCGTGGCGCGGCTGGAACGGATGCCCGACGACCCGCGGCAGGAGCTGTGGGTCGCGCTGGCGGGTCCGGCCGTCAACGTCGTCATCGCCGGCGCGCTCTTCGTCGTGCTGTTCGCCACCGGATCGCTCGCGCCTCTCCCCGGCGATCCCACCGAACAGGGCCCGTTGCTCCAGCGCCTGATGCTCGTCAACGGCTTCCTCGCCGTCTTCAACCTGCTGCCGGCGTTTCCGATGGACGGCGGCCGGGTCCTGCGGGCCGTGCTCGCGCTCCGCACCGACTACGCGCGCGCGACGCAGCGGGCGGCGTCGATCGGCCAGGGCATGGCCCTCGTTTTCGGGCTGCTCGGTCTCTTCGGCAATCCGATGCTGATCTTCATCGCGCTGTTCGTCTGGATTGGCGCGTCGCAGGAGGCCGCCCTGACGCAGATGCGCGCGGCGCTCGGCGGCATGCCCCTCGCGCGCGCGATGATCACCGACTTCCGGACGCTCGCGCCCTCCTCTTCGCTCGACGACGCGGTGGCGCTCCTGCTGTCGGGGGCGCAGCACGACTTTCCCGTCGTGGAGCAGGGCCGCGTCGCCGGCATGCTCTCGCGCGCCGATCTGCTCGCGGCGCTCCAGCGGCTGCCGCGCGACACGCCGGTGAGCGCGGTGATGCGGCGCGAGGTGCCGGCGGCCGACGTCGCCGAGATGATCGAGGTCGCGGTGGCCCGGCTGCAAGGCTGCGATTGCCACACGATGCCGGTGCTGCAGCACGGCACGCTCGTCGGCCTGCTCACGATGGAGAACGTCGGCGAGCTCGTGAGCGTGCAGGCGGCCGCCGGCCGCTCGACGCCGCGTTGA
- a CDS encoding flavin reductase family protein, translating into MDREMYYYEPSSGHGLAHDPLNSIVAPRPIGWISSRGADGNVNLAPYSFFNLFNYDPPIIGFSSNGLKHTVSNVRETGEFCWNMVTRALAEAMNATSASVPAGVSEFDVAGLTPKASRRIDVPWVAESPVVFECRRTQIVQLHTAADVPIGTWLVMGEVVGVHIARDLLADGVYDTVAAGPIARGGGRGDYFAVSEDVRFRMSRPR; encoded by the coding sequence ATGGACCGCGAGATGTACTACTACGAGCCCTCGTCGGGACACGGGCTCGCGCACGATCCGCTCAACTCGATCGTGGCGCCGCGGCCGATCGGCTGGATCTCCTCGCGCGGCGCCGACGGCAACGTCAATCTCGCGCCGTACAGCTTCTTCAACCTGTTCAACTACGACCCGCCGATCATCGGCTTCTCGAGCAACGGCCTCAAGCACACGGTCAGCAACGTCCGCGAAACCGGCGAGTTCTGCTGGAACATGGTCACGCGGGCGCTGGCCGAGGCGATGAACGCGACGTCGGCGAGCGTGCCGGCTGGCGTGAGCGAGTTCGACGTCGCGGGCCTCACGCCCAAGGCGTCGCGCCGGATCGACGTGCCCTGGGTCGCGGAAAGCCCCGTCGTGTTCGAGTGCCGCCGGACGCAGATCGTGCAACTGCACACGGCGGCCGACGTGCCGATCGGCACCTGGCTCGTGATGGGCGAGGTGGTCGGCGTGCACATCGCCCGCGATCTGCTGGCGGACGGCGTCTACGACACCGTTGCGGCCGGCCCGATCGCCCGCGGCGGCGGCCGCGGCGACTACTTCGCCGTCAGCGAAGACGTGCGCTTCAGGATGTCTCGGCCGCGCTGA